TAAGGAGAAAGTTCAAGCTCAGTTGGGTCGTATTGAAGAGGAAACTAGACGTTTAGCTATTATTCGTGAGGTTTGtttacattttcttgaaattttgtgtTAAAAGTTTGGATTTTTTTGAAGTTCTTTTATTAAAGATTGTTTTTTTTGAAGTATGGGGTTTTGATTCTTTTAGCTCAAGAACTGTTATTAGCTTTAGAGTTGTTTGTATTGTGAGGTTTGtttacattttcttgaaattttgtgtTAAAGTTGGGATTTTCTGTATGTTTTAGATTTAAGATTGTTTTTTTGAAGtatggggttttgattttttagctCAAGAACTGTTATTAGCTTTAGACTTGTTAGTATTACGAGGTTTGGTTATAGTTTCTTGAAATTTAGTGTTAAAGTTGGGATTTTTGTGGGATTTTCTGTATGTTTTAGTTTAAagattgttttttgaaatatggggttttgattttttagctCAAGAACTGTAATTAGCTTTAGTGTTAGTATTTATATTATGAGGTTTGTTTacattttcttaatatttagtGTCAAAGTTGGGATTTTTTGTGGGATTTTCTGTATGTTTTTAGATAAAAGATTGCTTTTTTAAGTATGGGGTTTTGAGATTTTAGCTTAAGAACTGTAATTAGCTTTAGATTTGTTtacaacttttattttttgacaaaaaaagcTTACAACTTTCTGTTCATTGCCTTAAAGTTGGAATTTTGTTGGGGTTTGTGCATATTTGAAGATTAATTGATTTAAGACTGGTGTTTGTGTGTGTAAGGGAAGGGGGGGGGGTTTGATTTTTAAGCTCAAGAACTTGAAATAGCTTGTTATGAGGTTTGTTTACTGtttttgactaaaaataggttacaagtttcttttcattcttgaattttgaGCTGGGAATTTAGCCTTAAATTTGGAATTGTTCTTGTGGGTTTTTTCTGCATACTTGAAGATTAAAAATTTGGTGTGTCCTGAGGTTTGATTTTCTTAGATTTTGAACTGGAAGtttgctcttatttttttagCATTTTAGGGAAGGAGGAGCTCCAAAAGAACTCTGATCTATCTAAATCCCTTCTATAAAGATATGGTTTTCTGCATAAATCtagttttgaaattatattttgccAGTTAACATTGGTACAACAATGTGTataaattttggaaatttgtACTTTTGACAAGGGTAGTTCTTGTTATTGTGGAAAGATCAAGATTCGCTAGTTTATACAACAACGTACTCGGTGTAATCCAACAAGTGTAGGGGTTTGGGGAGGGTAGTTTCCGAATTTTTGGTACGATATGTGGTAAACATGGGAATTTTTTGAACTTGTTGTGTGAAGGGTAGTTTACTTCAGATCAAGTTTCTTCTATATATACTAAACTGATgaagttaaaactaaattttatCAGGAACTAGAAGCATTAGCAGATCCAATGAAAAAAGAAGTTTCAACGGTCCGAAAGAGGATTGATATTGTCAACAAGGAGTTAAAACCCCTGGGCCAGACTTGCCAGAAGaaggtataaatcatattatttgCCACTACATTCTTGACTTTACTCTCACCATTTTCTGCTtgcatatataatatataggcaaagattttttttttctataacaGACCGATCCATGCCAGTTTGTACCCACCTCGACTACTTGCTACATCCAATTAGCTTAGGTATCTCGTGATTTGCTAAGTAAGGGTTGGGCGGATGTTGAATAACTTAACGTTTTTCATCTACATAGCCTGTACGATGTACTTTTGTCCTTTTGTAGTGTTAGTACTTAGCTCGACTTGTGCTTGCTACGTCCAACTGGCTTTAGTTATTAGGTGACTTTACCAACTAAGGGATAGGCCGTTTGATGTACTTTTGTCCTTTTCTCATGTCTTGAACTCTCTATTGCTTAAAGATCTTTTTCATTGGCATGGGCGTCATGTTGGCTGGGTAACAATTAGATTGTAGATCTATCAATCTTTGTTATTCGGACCCTCAAAAAATGCGTAGCTTTTGGTGGATCTGACACACATGTGGTGATTTTGAAGAGTCGAGCAACATagatattaatttaatgaattcaTCTGAATTCACTTAACCCCTGAGATGGGATTTAAGTACTTACTGATTTACGAGATTCTTAATTGTGGCCATTTCAATCGGTGACTACAGGAGAGAGAATACAAAGAAGCTCTCGAGGCCTTCAACgaaaaacacaaggaaaaagTACAACTTATATCAAGATTGATGGAGGTGAATATGAATTCATTGATGTTCTCGTTTTCAAATTATGTTATTCGTGTGAGTACATTTAGAACGTTTTTCTCTGTGTCTGATCGTAATGTTTCATCGTATGTATTAGCTGGTGGGTGAAAGCGAGAAAATGAGGATGAAGAAGTTGGAGGAGCTGAGCAAGAGTGTAGAAACGATTCATTGAAAGATAAATCACCTTAAAAAAGCTCATCAGTGACGACTAATTAGGCTTGTGTGATATATTTAAGATCTATAATCGAAATTTCTGTTTATTATATGGTTGTTTTCGCGTTTGGTGGGTGtattctttcttccttttttcgCGCTTTATGTTgttctttgttcatttttagGCTTTTGAAGGATGATGATCTAATTTTAGGTGTCAAAAGGGAAATATTTACCCTTGTAAACATGTTTGTAACTAAAACAGGTCTTCTCTCAAGCTGTGGATTCTTTTGTTCAATTATTCTCTTCTTTTATATCTCTGTATTTTTCGATGTATCGTTTAGTTTGGTTGAAATTGTATTATGTGAAGAAAAGTTAACGATAAAATtgtcttgtattttatgtgatttAGTTTGACTCGGCACAAATTTAAGAATGAAAGGAAGTTTTGATTCTTCCTAATTGTTGGCTTACTTTTtgagtgttttttttaatgtcTCAAGTAATTTTGTAGTTGTGGAAATGAAGCAAAATATGTTGACTATAAAAGCATGTACCTATTATGTAGTTTTTGGTTCTTTGATTTGTTTGATATTTGTTGTTTCGTGTAGTTCGATTATAGAATTCGTTTTGTTACTAACTCTTGTCTCGAGACTTGTATTACGTCTTTTTGTATTCTATTTTCATCTTGAACCAATGGTTTGTCAGAAATCATCTCTTTACCTTATCTGCGTATATGCTATCTCTCCTGATCTTACTTTGTCGGAAAAACGTACAACGCTTTTTGAAGTGGATGGAAAAAATAatgtcatataaaataaaagagagtaCATATCAAACACTTAAAATATCGAGCAAGAGTAAAAGGTATTTATCACGCACATATCTTTTTTGTAACGTTGTAATTTCATCGAACGTTCTCAAAGACTATTGTGCTAATATACTATTCATTTGTGGTCCTTCTCTACAACCAAACCTATCTTTGTGTGCTCTATCCTACGTTAGGAATACTTTTCTACCTAGCTAATAAATTTGCGTTGAAAAATTTCACTCtaacaaataaaatactttatattaatatcaaaattatcaaaacattAAAGTTAGTAATATAGGAGGGGTCTCTAGAAAAGAGTAAAAACTTATTAGATTCCATTGCCCATTGGGAATTAAAGCTATgatttaacaaaattaaagaagtCCAACTTTAGCTATAAAAGCTATAAACtttacctaaaaaaaaaaagaaaagtaaaagctAAATTGATTACTTGCAATATACAATATCTTTAATAGGGATTTTAACcctatcttttaaaaaaattgactaactTTATTCTATGTGACGTGTTTGAATAAACTTAGATAATACtatatagtaaaattaattaatgtattttatgagttaatttttaatttaatagttgtaagggaaaaaaaaagaagtcttCAACTACTTCCTCACACCAAACATGATTTAATTACGATAACGATAAATACAGTAAAATTTTACAAGTTGAgtacataaatataataatgttATCTCATAAATGAGATTAATAAAAGATATAATATACGCAGACGCAAGTTAAGTTCAATTTTTATGAGATAGAAAAGTTAATTCCGCAATATCTTTTCATTGTGAACATATAAAGTGGAGCAAATTAGGTGCATGatgaacttaattatttttatcttttacgaGATAACGATAAGTCtgtttatatatcatttttttaaaatttgagttaTGAAATTACGCTGACTACGTTAATATTCTTTGGAGAAGGTGGAGAAAATAGGGAGGGAATATAACCGTTGGAGTAGACAAAATTGATACTAACTTTAACATGGTGCCAATTTGTATAATATTTGGggatttgaaataaaaaataataatatttcttttatcttATGCTCCAACGGTACTATAATTGCTGTCAAACAAGACTTCCAAACTTGGTTGCATGTGGTGTTCAGATTAGTTTAcgtatatttttaattaattttataaggaattttttttatatatttttatttcaagttaaatattgtcacataaattgggacttaaaaaaattataattaggataatataataaaattattattttatttagtactattttttaaaaggcaggtcatattaaatattaacaGGTAAATATGAACGGAGATAGAAATGACTTCATTTTAAGTATGTAATTGTAAAAGAGGTGCCTAGAAAAAGCAATCCCTTTTGTTACATGATGCACTATTCCTATTCGTTTTGGAATTtgattaatttgtatttatttatataaaaaaaaaagtgggcAAAGCTAGGAAACTCAATAAAAGTTATACCAAACCTCttaatttaatgtaaaattACATTACGTATAAAAAGTTATTAGATATTGAATTATCTACCATTCTTTGTTTGTTTACTATCTTCTTAATAAAAAGTTCTTACTTCACCACTCGCTAGAAGTCTCACTTGAAGTGTAGAGATCGAACTTCATACCAAAGGAGATTACTTTTGCAAACTCGTATCCAAGActcttaattaaaaatgaagtaatattTATCAGTCATCTCAATCGTTGATGGTAAAAGCAAAGCTTAATATAGTCCATTGGAAATTCGAGTTCTAAAAAATGCCCTATATATTTAACCATAAAAGTTTAAACCATTTCTGGTTTCTTTCTTATGCCTTCAATATTCGGAATTCGAACGTTTCCTTGAAAAATATTACTTACAAAACTCAAACACGATATATCTGAATAAAgcaaaaataacattttttcacTACAATACTCAAAAGGGTCACTCAATTACTTCCAATAATGTAAAGCCAATTTGGGTTTAGAAATATACTCTCTTGAGCccatttttgcatttttaatcTTAGTCCATTATTATTTGGGCTAAATGAATCTTAGTTCATTgttataaaacataattttgtCATCCATCACTTGGAAAACATATATAGCGGGATATAAATTCTCACTGAAATACTAGAaaactttctaattttttctgTATGAAAGcacaatatttttccttttctcactaattcaatcaaaaatatttgtaatgaTATCCATTGAATATTTTTCGGTAGAAAatattcgaaaaatgaaaaaatagtgaTTTTTAGTAGCGAATGAATATTGGTTACCGAGTGTATAAATCTGTGCAAATTTGGGCCAGTTTCTATTTGGGCCCATTCAATTAGTCTTCTTAATATCACTACTTTTGGGCTAATCTGCTTTGGGTCAGTGTTTCCATACAATTGGGCTGGTCTTAGCTTAGAGCGTACTTACAAACTgtatatcatatataaataatttgtgtatATATGAAACATAGCTACAATTATTGTATCAACGAAAAAGTTGTAGTCATAAGAAGGATATTAGTTGTATGAGATGGTATCTTTCGTATATTAGTTAGTTGTATCAAAACATATCATATCCATTAATTAAAGGGCACCTTTcatatatagcaaataaaaaatttatattggtatgctatagcaaagtgtgcataattgcgctccatagcaaacatagaaactgtataattcgctatacatatacagttgaagcaaattgtataaaacgaagtgtataaaacaagaaagagaaagacacttgggcagagaactgtataaaaacgaagtgtataaaatgaattgtattattacAAGTGTATAGAacaatttatatacaatttgaatttgtataaaatgagaaagagagaaagacaaaagagacttgacaaggaatatacaattgaatcgaattgtataaaacgagaaagagagaaattagatacaatttgaaaattgtataaagagagaaaggcaaaagaaactgggcaggggagtatttttattgtataattataagtgtataggacgaaaatatatgtacttgcatgtgtatatacaattttctcacgctttatacaaaaagaaacgcaatttatacatttcgcttctgtttgtataagtgagaaaggcgagggtggcgagcgagatatgggagagtggcgagaggggaccaaaaatatatgtatttatacaattttctctactttatacaattagaaacaatttttatacacttgtgtttgtataaaaagtgaggaagcgagcgagagattggaggagagtggcgagcgagatatttgggagagaggcgcctgacaattttttacaaacgtttgctatggagcataattaaatcaaaccctagctactccatttattttaggttattagtttgctattatatataattttcccttaaTTAAAACGCGTAAAAAACTTGTATCAGTAGTGCATATATGCTACTTAATCCAAAATGTAAATACGTTTCATAATTTTCTGAAATTATAACTATGTATCATAAATACAACCTAAATATTTATCACCTGCGTATAATTATTCCCTCCTTAAAGATGTTTGAGTGCATATTCCCTTGGATAGGCTCGGTACGTATATTCCTgatatattttcctttcattgaTTTCAATAAAGTTCGAAATCTGAATGATAGAAAAATATTAGATAGACTAAAATTATCGTGATATACATCTCTTTAAGTCTCTACAACCCcgttttacatgttttttttcttctaaactacatttttttaaaaaaaaaattatgttatcttttttaaaaattatttttttatgttgattagttAATTAGATATTTGTTAAATGAAGGTTCATTTCATGTAGTCATGAGGTGGGTAGATGGCTAGAGAagaagttttgaaaattttccaaaatagACAACCAaaatcatgtaatttttttttatatttgattgaatATTTGGCCTTACCTAAATATTTCACCATATATTTTATGCAATCCAAATAACAATACtccaaaattaggaaaaatatagaaataaaaaatagaggCCATATGATGACAAAGTTAAAGATTATGGTAATGATAACATTGGgacataatatgaaaaataaaaatagttatgaAAATTCATTTGTTAATTTGTTGTTAAATAACTTATAGTTAacaagatttttaaaataatttatcgtCGATTCATAGTTAGACAGAATAAATCGCGAATTATCTATTGTTTAGATGCATGATTTCTCTATCaccaatttttaattttttttttataactagctgatttttgttattttgtctATCGCGAATATGAAGTTAACTTTATTTAACAgtattttaagatttaaataatattcttataatAAGAAGGAGTGTTATTAATTTGAACACACTACTTAAGAAACTATTATAATTATTCCTAAAAAACTGAGAAGTGATTTTTACTAATTCGTCCCTacttaaagaaaaactaattaataattcCTTTATTACAAGGGCAattttttaaggtaaaattaatttcttcttacaattttaaaatcacttattgttttttaaaaattattaaaataaaggaaaatatacTATTATCACAAACTCTTTGAAATGACAATTGTGGCCATAAATAGTAAGCTCTTTAATTTATGTTTCCTTTCACAATAACATGCcaatacattttatttatttatttttaaaaaaatacagaTTCATcgatcattttaaataaaattataacgTTGGATAATTAATGTAATCCagacatatataatttaattaaccccatataatattaaatttccaaatattatttattgaattaacAATTACGAATTTTACCGTTACACAATGCATGAACGGAGTGGCGTACCCGTTCTTatgtttcatatatataaataatattaaactcGTATATTCTCGATATCAACATGAATTACGATAgaataattataatttctttaGCTTTAACGATCAGAATTGTATGATTTGAGATCTTGATCAGAATTGAAAGTACCTTACTTCGAAATAAATCTTATTAATAcgtgaaatttaatttaaaattctagtGTGAATATCAGACATCGAGTATCCAATAAATCacatgaatataaatatatgaaatttgaatagaaaatggaataataaaaatacatattatatattattacatgGATAAAATTGTTTGAATATGCAAAAACAATTTTATAGtacaattaataatttatatataagaatCTCTTCATtattaataactaatttaaatacattgaatctactaatattttcatataatactttataaatataaagttcATTGAAATTAAATAACGGTGCGATAACATAGTATGGCTATCCATTCTGAGCTCTTATTTAtaagttaagaaaataaattaataaaataaaataaaataaataaaaggagatctttttaaaaataaaatatataaaaggagattttttttttatcatcaatCATGATTGGGTAATAATTAAGGTTGTCAACCTAAGAAAACATCCAAAATTTTGGCAATATATACATCAAATTAAACAATAGTCGTTTAGTTTTAATTgttagattttaaattttacacgttttaaaataattaggaaaaatattttttgcaatATTCATTAAatgatgtatatttttttttattttaagagataatataaaaagtaaataattaataaaaaaataaaacatgaaaaaaatatgttaaagtggatattatttttaaaatactagataagcaatattttcattaagtgggttaaaaagaatttgtgaaaaataaaatttaatgattctgatttgagtttgaaatttcaccatatattttgaaattctaaGCACATCACtagttttatgttttaaaaaaaaaatcaaaaaaatatatagttttattttcaaTCGGAGAAATTCGTGTAAACTCTCTAGATTCGTCTCTAcagatataataaataaaataaatagaaaaaatataatcgTATC
The nucleotide sequence above comes from Solanum pennellii chromosome 9, SPENNV200. Encoded proteins:
- the LOC107029304 gene encoding uncharacterized protein LOC107029304, encoding MQNQQQLQTLMQAGQISGSLSFNGNLSKEDEEMSKSALSTFKAKEEEIEKKKLEVKEKVQAQLGRIEEETRRLAIIREELEALADPMKKEVSTVRKRIDIVNKELKPLGQTCQKKEREYKEALEAFNEKHKEKVQLISRLMELVGESEKMRMKKLEELSKSVETIH